A section of the Neorhizobium galegae bv. orientalis str. HAMBI 540 genome encodes:
- a CDS encoding glycosyltransferase family 4 protein: MSRDLVFAYPGDLETRTGGYGYDRRVVAALADLGWNVELISLGDGFPNPNAKQLDDAGRMLSGLADDSLVLIDGLAFGVMGEWAGREAKRLKIMALVHHPLALETGLDGERQQALAAREKAALAQTRGVIVTSHMTATELAANYAVPAERIVVAIPGMDPALLAAGGGDPPLILSIGTLTRRKGHDILISALERLRDLPWTCRIVGSKMLDPGVAAELERQVAQSGLGDRIELAGQIDDTRLEFAKADIFALASRYEGYGMVFAEALAQGLPIVGCAAGAVPDVVPEGAGFLVPPGDPDAFAAALRRLLEEPETRISMADAAAIAGARLPSWRDTAVIISDFMERAS, from the coding sequence GTGAGCCGCGATCTCGTCTTTGCCTATCCCGGCGACCTCGAAACCCGCACCGGCGGTTACGGCTATGATCGGCGTGTCGTCGCGGCCCTTGCCGATCTCGGCTGGAATGTCGAACTGATCTCCCTCGGCGACGGCTTTCCGAATCCGAACGCGAAACAGCTCGATGATGCCGGGCGGATGCTCTCCGGCCTTGCCGATGACAGCCTCGTGCTGATCGACGGCCTGGCCTTCGGCGTGATGGGCGAATGGGCCGGGCGCGAGGCGAAACGCTTGAAGATCATGGCGCTCGTGCATCACCCACTGGCCCTGGAGACAGGGCTCGATGGCGAACGACAACAAGCTTTAGCCGCCCGCGAAAAGGCTGCGCTCGCGCAGACCCGCGGCGTTATCGTCACCTCGCATATGACGGCCACCGAACTCGCCGCCAATTACGCCGTCCCGGCAGAAAGGATCGTGGTCGCCATTCCCGGCATGGATCCCGCACTGCTGGCCGCTGGTGGCGGCGACCCGCCTCTGATCCTCAGCATCGGCACGCTGACCCGCCGCAAAGGCCACGACATACTGATTTCTGCGCTCGAAAGGCTGCGCGATCTGCCGTGGACCTGCCGCATCGTCGGCAGCAAGATGCTCGATCCCGGCGTCGCTGCAGAACTCGAACGCCAGGTTGCTCAGTCCGGGCTCGGTGACCGCATCGAGCTTGCCGGCCAGATCGACGACACCCGTCTGGAATTCGCCAAAGCCGACATCTTTGCGCTGGCAAGCCGTTATGAAGGTTATGGCATGGTGTTTGCCGAGGCGCTCGCCCAAGGCCTGCCGATCGTCGGCTGCGCGGCAGGGGCCGTGCCGGATGTCGTGCCGGAAGGCGCTGGCTTTCTCGTGCCACCGGGCGATCCGGACGCTTTTGCCGCCGCTCTGCGACGGTTGCTGGAGGAGCCCGAAACCCGCATTTCGATGGCCGATGCCGCCGCAATCGCCGGTGCCAGGCTTCCGTCCTGGCGGGACACAGCCGTCATCATCTCCGATTTTATGGAAAGAGCGTCATGA
- a CDS encoding 6-pyruvoyl trahydropterin synthase family protein yields the protein MFAVEVRDHIMIAHSLPRPVFGPAQGMHGATFMVDAAFFTSDLDENGLAVDIGLATDLLKEVLAPLNYQNLDTLEIFAGKVTTTEFLAKYIFDRIADAIRNGRLGDGGARIRKLRVMLHESHTARGWFEAEL from the coding sequence ATGTTCGCCGTTGAAGTCCGTGATCACATCATGATCGCGCATAGTCTTCCCCGCCCGGTTTTCGGTCCCGCCCAAGGCATGCATGGGGCAACCTTCATGGTCGACGCCGCCTTCTTCACCAGCGATCTGGACGAAAACGGGCTTGCGGTGGATATCGGGCTTGCCACCGACTTGCTGAAGGAAGTGCTGGCGCCGCTCAACTATCAGAACCTCGACACGCTGGAGATTTTCGCCGGCAAGGTGACGACGACGGAATTCCTCGCCAAATACATCTTCGACCGCATCGCCGATGCCATCCGGAACGGCCGGCTCGGTGATGGTGGTGCGCGCATCCGCAAACTGCGGGTCATGCTGCACGAATCACACACCGCCCGCGGCTGGTTCGAGGCCGAGCTGTGA
- a CDS encoding class I SAM-dependent methyltransferase, with product MSGFDRDWLALREPVDGRARDADLLAAAIQSLQSVSPSTILDIGCGTGSTFRALSPKLQKPARFRLFDDDQRLLDEAHRLHGEAVEIIRGDLNEIEALSLADVGLVTASALFDLCSEQFIRRFVAHISQRGASLYAALNYDGRMRWSKPHPLDETVLAHFNAHQLSDKGFGLSLGPRAWATLADCLGESGYTVTTAESPWVMTVSDRDLQRLFLDGMVRAVYEYGQLDESELRDWADFRRKMVDREGSLCQVGHQDILAIR from the coding sequence ATGAGCGGCTTCGACAGGGATTGGCTGGCGCTACGCGAACCCGTGGACGGCCGCGCACGGGACGCGGACTTGCTGGCAGCGGCGATCCAATCCCTCCAAAGCGTCTCTCCCTCGACGATACTCGATATCGGCTGCGGCACCGGTTCGACCTTTCGCGCGCTTTCGCCAAAACTTCAAAAACCGGCGCGGTTTCGGCTTTTCGACGACGATCAGCGGCTTCTGGACGAAGCCCATCGCTTGCATGGCGAGGCCGTCGAGATTATTCGGGGCGACCTCAACGAGATCGAAGCTCTGTCGCTCGCCGATGTCGGCCTCGTGACCGCCTCCGCTCTCTTCGACCTCTGTTCCGAGCAGTTCATTCGCCGTTTCGTCGCCCACATTTCGCAGAGAGGCGCCAGCCTCTATGCGGCGCTCAACTATGACGGCCGGATGCGCTGGTCGAAACCGCATCCGCTCGACGAGACTGTGCTTGCGCACTTCAACGCACACCAGTTGAGCGACAAGGGTTTTGGACTTTCGCTTGGGCCCCGGGCGTGGGCGACGCTGGCCGATTGTCTCGGGGAGAGCGGCTACACGGTGACGACGGCTGAAAGCCCATGGGTGATGACCGTAAGCGATCGCGACCTGCAGCGTCTTTTCCTCGACGGTATGGTGCGTGCAGTCTATGAATATGGCCAGCTCGACGAGAGCGAACTCCGCGACTGGGCCGATTTCCGGCGGAAAATGGTCGATCGCGAGGGCAGCCTATGCCAGGTCGGCCATCAGGACATCCTCGCGATCCGCTGA